In one window of Pseudoalteromonas sp. GCY DNA:
- a CDS encoding phytanoyl-CoA dioxygenase family protein: MTIVSKSKLDFYKNNGFVLFEQTLPDTLLEKLKRLSNALESKAKQAQQDGKVATQYHLSNESGEPKLFRYNDLLFEAPELIIELLATPAMLAISEHLCGAGCVPLQCDLVCKYPHPHPHIAWHQDAPHSRNFAYLNVGIYLDDANIDDGCLRYLPDSQHQLLDIYSLSSEYGWNIPGVVQQPAKAGDILVQDMMVLHGSEPKRSEGPRRTIYVELRPLAGVNENQSSEWAELRKQWMAHIIQAADPEDVPENWLAVYGEPNYDLNTLVERIKQKREAVIPAVWAPRIVDHPDYPIPADLR, from the coding sequence ATGACGATTGTGAGCAAAAGCAAACTCGATTTTTACAAAAACAACGGCTTTGTTTTATTTGAACAAACTTTACCCGACACGCTGCTGGAAAAACTGAAACGACTATCTAATGCGCTTGAGAGTAAAGCAAAACAAGCACAGCAAGACGGAAAAGTCGCGACTCAATACCATTTATCAAATGAATCAGGTGAGCCGAAACTCTTTCGTTATAATGATTTGCTTTTTGAAGCGCCCGAGTTAATTATCGAACTACTCGCAACACCAGCAATGTTAGCGATCAGTGAACACCTTTGTGGTGCAGGCTGTGTTCCATTGCAATGTGACTTAGTCTGCAAATATCCACATCCCCACCCTCACATAGCCTGGCATCAAGATGCTCCTCATTCTCGTAATTTTGCATATTTAAATGTCGGTATCTATCTTGATGATGCGAATATAGATGACGGGTGCTTACGCTATTTGCCAGATTCCCAACACCAACTTTTGGATATTTATTCTCTCTCGAGCGAATATGGCTGGAACATTCCTGGGGTTGTACAGCAACCAGCTAAAGCCGGAGATATTTTAGTTCAAGACATGATGGTTTTACATGGCTCTGAGCCCAAACGCAGTGAAGGTCCGAGAAGGACAATATATGTCGAGCTTCGACCGCTTGCAGGTGTCAATGAGAATCAAAGTAGTGAATGGGCTGAGCTTAGAAAGCAGTGGATGGCACACATTATTCAGGCTGCAGACCCAGAAGACGTACCTGAGAATTGGCTAGCCGTTTATGGTGAACCCAATTATGATTTAAATACGCTAGTAGAGCGTATCAAACAGAAACGAGAGGCCGTAATTCCAGCTGTTTGGGCACCCAGAATTGTTGATCACCCGGACTACCCTATACCCGCCGACCTACGCTAG
- a CDS encoding GNAT family N-acetyltransferase produces MDITELDEKAFVDVFNLPEKITIKTASTADIEEMAFVTKVSWQAAFSGFLPEHVLAGGNVEFFATIWSEIIKNSTTQTALLVTDGRKILGCGAAGIYRRMYNPVSHKVSRANAGELYRGYVLPSHQNRGLGKALLKARLLKLYELGCQSAYTWIYEQNKQARRFYEKHGAVNLDQAQGITMKRFRFEEVCYGIEVNRVFDFS; encoded by the coding sequence ATGGATATCACTGAGTTAGATGAAAAGGCATTTGTTGACGTATTTAACCTGCCAGAAAAAATCACCATAAAGACTGCCAGTACCGCAGATATAGAGGAAATGGCGTTTGTGACCAAAGTGAGTTGGCAAGCGGCCTTTAGCGGGTTTTTACCAGAGCACGTGCTAGCAGGGGGAAACGTCGAATTTTTTGCAACTATTTGGTCTGAGATTATCAAAAACTCGACAACCCAAACTGCATTGCTTGTGACTGATGGCAGGAAAATATTAGGCTGCGGCGCTGCTGGGATTTATCGCCGGATGTATAATCCGGTTAGCCACAAAGTATCGAGAGCGAATGCTGGCGAGCTTTATCGTGGTTACGTTTTACCAAGTCACCAAAACCGCGGGCTCGGTAAGGCGCTGTTGAAAGCACGCTTGTTAAAGCTTTACGAGCTGGGTTGTCAAAGTGCTTATACCTGGATCTATGAGCAGAACAAACAAGCGAGACGTTTTTACGAAAAACATGGGGCTGTTAACCTCGACCAAGCCCAAGGGATAACAATGAAACGATTTAGGTTTGAAGAAGTGTGCTATGGCATTGAAGTAAATCGTGTCTTTGATTTTAGCTAA